Within the Calditrichota bacterium genome, the region AAGGCCCCATCGCGCACCCGCGCCAACAACTTGGCCAGGGAAAAGGCCGGTACTGGGAACTCTGCAATGGGAACCTGGAGTTCCTTAGCTGTTCGCGCCACCGTCTCCGTCACCCAATTACAGGCGAGTTGCGGCACTCCAACCGCCTTGGCCACCTCCTCGAAGTAGTCGGCCAGTCTGGGGTCCTCCGTGAGCAGGTAGGCTCGTTCTGGGGGGATGCCGTACTCTCGCTCCAAGCGGCGTTTGCGAGCCAGCGGCAGCTCAGGCAGGGCTCGCCTCAACTTTGCAATCCAACGTTCAGGGATGTGCACCGGGGGCAAATCGGGCTCAGGGGAATAGCGGTAGTCGTAGGCGTACTCCTTGTCGCGCATAGGGGCCACCGTCTGGGCTGCGGCGTCCCAGCACAGCGTCTGGTGGTTCACTGCCTCCCCTCGGCCGCGCAGGGCAAGCTGACGCGCGACCTCGGCCGCGAGCGCCCGCTCTAATGCGCGCAGAGAATTCAGATTCTTAATCTCGGTGGCAACGGCCTTGTCCAGGGCGCCCTTGCGACGGATGGACACATTGGCATCGCAGCGCAGGCTCCCGCGCTCCATGTGCCCATCGCTCTCGCCCAGGCAGCGTACCAGGCGACGCAGCTCCGCCACGAAGCAGGCCGCCTCTTGGGGCGAGTGCAGATCGGGCTCGGTCACAATTTCCACCAACGGCACGCCGCAGCGATTAAGGTCTACCAGCGTCTCGTCTTCGGCCACATAGGCCTCGGCGTGCACCAACCTGCCCGCATCCTCTTCAAGGTGGGCATGGCGTAGCCGGACGCTGTGTGGCGTCCGGTCCACTTCAAACTCCACGCGGCCGCCGCGACAGAGCGGCGTCCAGAATTGCGTGATCTGGTAGCCCTTGGGCAGGTCGGGGTAGAAGTAATGCTTGCGGGCAAAGCGACAGTGGCGGTCGATCTCGCAGCCCAAGGCAAGGCCCACGCGCAGGGCAAGCTCCAGGGCCCGTCGATTGAGCACGGGTAGCGCACCTGGCAGGCCCAGGCACACGGGGCAGACATGCGTGTTTGGGGGCGCGCCGAAGGCCGTGCTGCAGCCGCAGAAGAGCTTGCTGGCGGTGAGGAGCTGCACGTGCACCTCCAGCCCGATGACTGGCTCGAATGCTTCAGCCACGACTCTTACCCCCTGGCAGGTGGCCGGGCCGCCCTGGGAAGAACAAATCACTCCGCGCCGCTGGCCACGGTCTGCGATTCGGAGAGCGAGAATCGCCGCTGCTTTTCATCGTTGTGCCCAAGCGATTTCCACAGCGCGAGCAACGCGCAGCACCGTGCCCTCGTCGAACGGTCTGCCGATGATCTGCAGGCCGATCGGCAGCCCATTGGCGTCTCGCCCGCACGGCACCGAAATGGCAGGCAGACCGCACAGGCTGGCCGAGACCGTGTAGACGTCGGAAAGGTACATGGTGAGCGGATCCACCGTGCGCTCACCCATGCGGAAGGCCGTGGTCGGCGCAGTCGGCGTCACAATGCAGTCCACCTTTTCAAAAGACCGGGCAAAGTCCTGGGCGATCAGAGTGCGCACGCGCTGCGCCTTGTCATAGTAAGCCTGGTAGTGCCCAGCGGACAGAACAAAGCAGCCCAGCAGGATGCGGCGTTTGACCTCCGTGCCAAATCCGAGCGTGCGCGTGGCGGCGTACGTCTCGTCGAGGTCTTGCGCGGCAACGCGAGTGCCGTAGCGCATGCCGTCAAACCGCGCCAGGTTGGACGACGCCTCGGCCGTGCAGGTCACGTAGTAGGTCGCCACGGCGCAATCGGTGTGTGGCAGGCTGACTTCCTCCACGGCAGCACCCTGTCCCACAAGCTTCGCAAGGGTGGCGTCGACGGCGTCCCGAACCTCCGCAATGAGCGGTGGCTGAAAATACTCGACCGGCCGCCCGAGCCGCAGCTCCCTGACGCCATGATCGAGTTCCCTTTGCCAGTCCGGAACGGGCAGCCTGCTCGAGGTGGCGTCATGGGGGTCGTGCCCGGCAATGACCTGCAGCAACAAGGCGCAGTCCCGCACCGAGTGCGTCAGAGGGCCGATCTGGTCGAGGGACGAACCGAACGCCACCAGTCCGTAGCGCGACACGCGGCCGTAGGTGGGTTTGAGGCCTACGATGCCGCAAAAAGAGGCAGGCTGACGTACGGAGCCGCCGGTGTCGGAGCCCAAAGCAGCCAAGACTTCACGCGCCGCCACCGCCGCTGCGGAGCCGCTGGATGAACCTCCGGGCACGCGCTCCAGGCAGTGAGGGTTGCGCGTCGGCCCAAACTGGGACGACTCGCCGGAAGAGCCCATGGCGAACTCGTCCATGTTCGTCTTGCCAAGGAGGATTGCATCCTGACGCAGGAGACGCCTGATGACAGTGGCATGGAACGGCGCAACATAGTCCGCTAAGTGGCGGGAGGCGCAGGTGGTCTTCCACCCGCGGACATGGATGTTGTCTTTGACCCCGATAACGAGTCCGGCCAGCATTCCTGCGCGGCCGCGCGCTATGCGGGCATCCACGGCGTGGGCTTGCCGCAGGGCCTGTTCCGGGCAAATGCTCACAAAGGCATTGAGTGGGCTTTGCGCAACGCGCTGCAGGCAGGCACCAACCACCTCGACACAGGACACCTCGCGCCGAAGGAGGAGCGGCCGCAA harbors:
- the gatB gene encoding Asp-tRNA(Asn)/Glu-tRNA(Gln) amidotransferase subunit GatB; its protein translation is MAEAFEPVIGLEVHVQLLTASKLFCGCSTAFGAPPNTHVCPVCLGLPGALPVLNRRALELALRVGLALGCEIDRHCRFARKHYFYPDLPKGYQITQFWTPLCRGGRVEFEVDRTPHSVRLRHAHLEEDAGRLVHAEAYVAEDETLVDLNRCGVPLVEIVTEPDLHSPQEAACFVAELRRLVRCLGESDGHMERGSLRCDANVSIRRKGALDKAVATEIKNLNSLRALERALAAEVARQLALRGRGEAVNHQTLCWDAAAQTVAPMRDKEYAYDYRYSPEPDLPPVHIPERWIAKLRRALPELPLARKRRLEREYGIPPERAYLLTEDPRLADYFEEVAKAVGVPQLACNWVTETVARTAKELQVPIAEFPVPAFSLAKLLARVRDGALSHHAARQVFSAMVATGRPVEELLAAREASLSRREVSRAVEEVLSKHPALVARYQQGKRQLLGFFVGEVMKKLPNQADPLEVRALLHERLA
- the gatA gene encoding Asp-tRNA(Asn)/Glu-tRNA(Gln) amidotransferase subunit GatA gives rise to the protein MRPLLLRREVSCVEVVGACLQRVAQSPLNAFVSICPEQALRQAHAVDARIARGRAGMLAGLVIGVKDNIHVRGWKTTCASRHLADYVAPFHATVIRRLLRQDAILLGKTNMDEFAMGSSGESSQFGPTRNPHCLERVPGGSSSGSAAAVAAREVLAALGSDTGGSVRQPASFCGIVGLKPTYGRVSRYGLVAFGSSLDQIGPLTHSVRDCALLLQVIAGHDPHDATSSRLPVPDWQRELDHGVRELRLGRPVEYFQPPLIAEVRDAVDATLAKLVGQGAAVEEVSLPHTDCAVATYYVTCTAEASSNLARFDGMRYGTRVAAQDLDETYAATRTLGFGTEVKRRILLGCFVLSAGHYQAYYDKAQRVRTLIAQDFARSFEKVDCIVTPTAPTTAFRMGERTVDPLTMYLSDVYTVSASLCGLPAISVPCGRDANGLPIGLQIIGRPFDEGTVLRVARAVEIAWAQR